A window of Exiguobacterium sp. FSL W8-0210 contains these coding sequences:
- a CDS encoding PIN/TRAM domain-containing protein: MKIVIRVFFALLGLALGILLLPQFFQLIETATNTTFPSWLMSEYVTGTIGALIFLLIGLFITDSVIRLLRFLEERLVKAPVADLFFGTFGLLIGLVLAFLVSTLIDLVGIPVLSNVLTIFVTALFGYLGFTVGYRKRHELTKIFLRSNQSEKKTAPEVVAPVKSNSKVLDTSVIIDGRITDITKTGFVEGKLIVPQFVIGELQYIADSSDTLKRNRGRRGLDVLKELQEIPGVEVEIYDGDFEDVPEVDIKLIKLAELVKGIVVTNDYNLNKVCEVRHVPVLNINDLANAVKQVVIPGEEMTVLVIKEGKEQKQGIAYLEDGTMVVVEGGKHLISKTIGVVVTSVLQTSAGRMIFAKPQEK, translated from the coding sequence TTGAAAATCGTCATTCGGGTATTTTTTGCATTACTCGGACTTGCCCTCGGGATCTTGTTGCTTCCTCAGTTCTTCCAATTAATTGAAACGGCAACGAATACGACATTCCCCTCGTGGTTGATGAGCGAATACGTAACTGGAACGATTGGTGCACTCATATTCTTATTAATTGGATTATTCATTACGGATTCGGTAATTCGACTTCTCCGATTTTTAGAAGAACGGCTCGTCAAAGCCCCAGTGGCAGATCTCTTTTTTGGAACATTTGGTTTGTTGATTGGGTTGGTACTGGCTTTCCTCGTCAGTACATTGATTGATTTGGTAGGTATTCCTGTCCTCAGTAATGTCTTAACGATCTTCGTGACCGCGTTATTCGGATATCTCGGCTTTACAGTCGGGTATCGTAAACGTCATGAATTGACGAAAATCTTCTTACGTAGCAACCAAAGTGAGAAAAAGACGGCACCTGAAGTCGTCGCCCCAGTTAAGTCAAACAGTAAGGTACTCGATACGAGCGTCATCATCGACGGGCGGATCACGGATATCACGAAGACCGGTTTCGTCGAAGGAAAGCTGATCGTTCCGCAATTCGTCATTGGGGAGTTGCAGTACATCGCCGATTCTTCGGACACGTTGAAACGAAACCGTGGACGTCGTGGACTCGATGTCTTAAAAGAGTTACAAGAGATTCCCGGTGTTGAGGTCGAAATTTACGATGGCGACTTCGAGGATGTACCGGAAGTAGACATCAAACTGATTAAACTCGCGGAACTCGTCAAAGGGATCGTCGTCACGAACGACTATAACTTGAACAAAGTCTGTGAAGTCCGACATGTTCCTGTTCTTAACATCAATGACCTGGCGAATGCCGTCAAACAAGTCGTCATTCCAGGAGAAGAGATGACCGTTCTTGTCATCAAGGAAGGAAAAGAACAAAAACAGGGCATTGCCTATCTCGAAGATGGGACGATGGTCGTCGTCGAAGGCGGAAAACACCTCATTTCGAAAACGATTGGCGTTGTCGTCACGAGTGTCTTGCAGACGTCAGCTGGACGAATGATTTTTGCGAAACCACAAGAAAAATGA
- the radA gene encoding DNA repair protein RadA, with amino-acid sequence MAKLKTKFVCQSCGTESPKWMGRCSGCGEWNTMVEEVVEEKKGRRGAAFVHTTTKQLKPERLANIVSQEESRVFTGSGEFDRVLGGGIVPGSMVLVGGDPGIGKSTILLQTSARLAQRGEKVLYISGEESLKQTKLRAERLGLPTQDLFVLSETDMNMIERVVDEEQPRFLIIDSIQTVYIDEIQSAPGSVTQVRECTAMLMKIAKSRGIAIFIVGHVTKQGSIAGPRLLEHMVDAVLYFEGERHHTFRILRAVKNRFGSTNEIGIFEMRESGLEEVLNPSEIFLEERTSGVSGSTIVASMEGTRTVLVELQALISPTSFGNPRRMATGIDQNKVALLMAVLEKRSGLLLQTQDAYLKAAGGVKLDEPAIDLAVCVAIASSFRDKPTRPTDVVIGEVGLTGEVRRVSRIEQRVAEAAKLGFTRAIIPKNNLGGWTYPDGITVVGVESVDEALRETIPF; translated from the coding sequence TTGGCTAAGTTAAAAACAAAATTCGTTTGTCAAAGCTGTGGGACCGAATCCCCGAAATGGATGGGACGTTGTTCCGGGTGCGGAGAATGGAACACGATGGTCGAAGAAGTCGTCGAAGAGAAAAAAGGGCGGCGCGGTGCTGCTTTCGTTCATACGACGACAAAACAATTGAAGCCAGAGCGCCTCGCGAACATCGTCTCGCAAGAAGAGAGTCGCGTCTTTACCGGAAGTGGTGAATTCGACCGTGTCCTCGGAGGCGGTATCGTTCCAGGTTCGATGGTGCTTGTTGGAGGAGATCCGGGGATCGGGAAGTCGACGATCTTATTGCAGACGAGCGCACGTCTTGCCCAACGCGGCGAAAAAGTGCTCTACATCTCAGGAGAAGAATCGCTCAAACAAACGAAATTGCGCGCGGAACGGCTTGGCTTACCGACACAGGATTTGTTCGTCCTGAGTGAGACGGACATGAACATGATTGAACGTGTCGTCGATGAAGAACAGCCACGTTTTTTAATCATCGACTCGATTCAAACCGTCTACATTGATGAAATCCAGTCCGCACCCGGGAGCGTGACACAGGTACGTGAATGTACGGCGATGCTGATGAAAATTGCGAAGAGTCGCGGTATTGCGATCTTCATCGTCGGTCACGTCACGAAACAGGGTTCGATTGCTGGACCACGTTTACTGGAGCACATGGTGGATGCTGTCTTGTATTTCGAAGGCGAACGTCACCATACGTTCCGGATTCTGCGTGCCGTCAAAAACCGATTTGGTTCAACGAATGAGATCGGAATTTTTGAGATGCGGGAGTCTGGTCTTGAAGAGGTCTTGAATCCGTCAGAAATTTTCCTCGAGGAGCGGACGTCCGGTGTATCCGGTTCGACGATCGTCGCTTCCATGGAAGGGACACGGACGGTCCTTGTCGAACTGCAAGCACTGATTTCACCGACGTCATTCGGAAATCCAAGACGGATGGCGACCGGAATCGATCAAAACAAGGTAGCCTTATTGATGGCTGTGCTTGAGAAACGGTCGGGTCTTCTCCTTCAGACACAAGATGCGTACCTCAAGGCAGCCGGTGGTGTGAAGCTTGATGAACCGGCGATTGACTTGGCCGTTTGTGTGGCAATTGCTTCTAGTTTCCGTGACAAGCCGACGCGTCCGACGGATGTCGTCATTGGTGAAGTCGGATTGACAGGTGAGGTTCGCCGTGTATCGCGGATTGAACAACGTGTAGCAGAAGCAGCTAAACTCGGTTTCACGAGGGCGATCATTCCGAAAAACAACTTGGGTGGTTGGACGTATCCGGACGGGATTACGGTCGTCGGTGTCGAGAGTGTGGATGAAGCATTACGTGAAACGATTCCGTTTTAA
- the gltX gene encoding glutamate--tRNA ligase, with protein sequence MAEVRVRYAPSPTGHLHIGNARTALFNYLFARHLGGKMVLRIEDTDQKRNIAGGVESQMKNLEWLGVDWDEGPDRGGEYGPYSQMERLDIYQKYTDELLEKGLAYRCYMTSEELEAEREAQIARGEAPRYSGAHRNLTAEQEEAFRAEGRTPSIRIRVPEDVTYTWNDIVKDDVSFESKDFGDWVIVKKDGIPTYNFAVVIDDHLMAISHVLRGDDHISNTPKQMMIYDAFGWEYPTFGHMTLIVNESHKKLSKRDHSIIQYIEQYKELGYLPEALLNFITLLGWSPVGEQEIFTKEEFIEIFDADRLSKSPAVFDQNKLAWINSQYMKHQSFEEVFEASLPFLQEAGRIEASPSEEELAWARDLVALYREQMTHGAEIVKLSEMFFEDEVVYDEEANTVLSGETVPTVLAEFANQLRALEEWTPEAIKASIKATQKATGQKGKNLFMPIRVATTGQTHGPELPNTIHLLGKDRVLARLEAE encoded by the coding sequence ATGGCAGAAGTACGAGTACGTTATGCCCCAAGTCCAACAGGACACTTGCATATCGGGAATGCCCGGACTGCATTATTTAACTATCTGTTTGCGCGCCACTTAGGCGGTAAGATGGTATTACGAATCGAGGATACGGACCAAAAGCGGAACATCGCAGGCGGTGTCGAGAGTCAAATGAAGAACCTCGAGTGGCTCGGTGTCGATTGGGACGAAGGTCCAGATCGCGGTGGCGAGTACGGTCCTTATTCACAAATGGAGCGTCTCGATATCTATCAAAAGTACACGGACGAGTTACTTGAAAAAGGACTTGCTTACCGTTGCTACATGACATCGGAAGAGCTCGAAGCAGAACGCGAAGCACAAATCGCACGTGGAGAAGCACCACGTTACTCAGGGGCACACCGTAACCTGACAGCAGAACAAGAAGAAGCGTTCCGCGCAGAAGGTCGCACACCGTCCATTCGGATTCGTGTACCGGAAGATGTCACGTATACATGGAATGATATCGTTAAAGACGACGTCTCATTCGAATCAAAAGACTTCGGTGACTGGGTCATCGTCAAAAAAGACGGCATTCCGACGTATAACTTTGCCGTCGTCATCGACGATCACTTGATGGCGATCAGTCATGTTCTTCGTGGGGATGATCATATTTCGAACACACCGAAACAGATGATGATCTATGATGCGTTCGGTTGGGAATACCCGACGTTCGGTCACATGACATTGATCGTCAACGAATCACACAAGAAACTCTCGAAACGTGATCACTCGATCATTCAGTATATCGAGCAGTATAAAGAGCTCGGTTATCTCCCGGAAGCATTGCTCAACTTCATCACGCTTCTCGGTTGGTCACCAGTCGGCGAACAAGAGATCTTCACAAAAGAAGAGTTCATCGAAATCTTTGACGCGGATCGTCTATCGAAGAGTCCAGCTGTCTTTGACCAAAACAAATTGGCTTGGATCAATAGCCAGTACATGAAACATCAATCGTTCGAAGAAGTATTCGAAGCCAGTCTTCCGTTCCTACAAGAAGCAGGTCGCATCGAAGCGTCACCTTCAGAAGAAGAGCTCGCTTGGGCACGTGATCTCGTCGCGTTATACCGCGAACAGATGACGCATGGCGCGGAAATCGTCAAGCTTTCAGAGATGTTCTTTGAGGACGAAGTGGTGTATGATGAAGAGGCAAACACTGTCTTGAGTGGCGAGACGGTTCCGACTGTACTTGCAGAATTCGCGAACCAGTTACGTGCTCTCGAAGAGTGGACACCAGAAGCAATTAAAGCATCGATCAAAGCGACGCAAAAAGCGACTGGTCAAAAAGGAAAGAACTTATTCATGCCAATTCGTGTCGCGACGACAGGACAGACGCATGGTCCAGAACTCCCGAACACGATTCATTTACTAGGAAAAGACCGTGTGCTTGCACGGCTTGAAGCAGAATAA
- the ispD gene encoding 2-C-methyl-D-erythritol 4-phosphate cytidylyltransferase, whose protein sequence is MSTATYRVVIPAAGAGKRMGADRNKLMLELRDRPIIAWTLDVFEADPACTEIVLAINPLEQEWFTSIIASYKTSIRLVAGGTERQESVLRGLEALEGEGIVLIHDGARPFISQAAIHAVVQAAVLDQAAILAVPIKDTVKRVEANHISETVPREHLMAAQTPQAFDLATIRTVHEKATTKYLGTDDASLIEWDGGKVTIVHGHYENIKMTTPDDLWFGEAILMKRGK, encoded by the coding sequence ATGTCTACAGCCACATATCGCGTCGTCATCCCCGCTGCCGGTGCCGGTAAGCGGATGGGCGCAGATCGTAATAAATTGATGCTTGAACTAAGAGACCGTCCAATCATTGCTTGGACACTGGATGTCTTCGAGGCAGATCCGGCATGTACGGAAATCGTCCTCGCGATCAATCCACTAGAACAGGAATGGTTTACAAGTATTATCGCGTCTTATAAGACATCGATTAGACTTGTCGCGGGTGGTACCGAACGTCAGGAAAGTGTGCTCCGTGGTCTTGAAGCGTTAGAAGGCGAAGGAATCGTTCTGATCCATGATGGGGCCCGACCGTTTATTTCACAAGCAGCGATTCATGCGGTCGTCCAGGCGGCTGTCCTAGATCAGGCAGCGATTCTTGCCGTGCCGATCAAAGACACCGTCAAACGGGTTGAAGCGAACCATATCAGCGAGACCGTCCCGCGGGAACACCTGATGGCAGCGCAGACACCACAAGCGTTTGATCTTGCGACGATTCGCACGGTTCACGAAAAAGCGACAACGAAATACCTAGGAACCGATGATGCAAGTTTGATAGAATGGGACGGAGGAAAAGTAACGATCGTCCACGGTCACTACGAAAATATCAAGATGACGACACCGGACGATCTATGGTTCGGTGAAGCGATTCTAATGAAACGAGGGAAATGA
- the ispF gene encoding 2-C-methyl-D-erythritol 2,4-cyclodiphosphate synthase, protein MIRIGQGFDVHAFAEDRKLILGGIEIPHTKGLLGHSDADVLLHTIADAALGAIAAGDIGKHFPDTDPEFKDADSAKLLQHVYALVKQQGYALGNLDATVIAQAPKLRPYIDTMRARIAELLEADIEQINVKATTTEWLGFTGREEGIACQAVILLKRIEE, encoded by the coding sequence ATGATTCGAATTGGACAAGGTTTTGATGTACATGCCTTTGCAGAGGATCGGAAATTGATTTTAGGCGGCATCGAGATTCCGCACACGAAAGGATTGCTCGGTCATTCGGATGCAGACGTCTTGTTACATACGATTGCCGACGCGGCACTTGGTGCAATCGCAGCAGGAGATATCGGAAAACATTTTCCGGACACGGATCCGGAATTCAAGGATGCCGATTCAGCAAAATTGCTGCAGCATGTCTACGCGCTCGTTAAACAACAGGGCTACGCGCTTGGCAACCTAGATGCGACAGTCATCGCACAGGCACCAAAGCTTCGTCCGTACATCGACACGATGCGTGCGCGAATCGCGGAATTACTCGAAGCGGACATTGAACAGATCAATGTCAAGGCAACGACAACGGAATGGTTAGGTTTTACGGGGCGAGAAGAGGGAATCGCTTGTCAAGCAGTGATTCTACTGAAACGAATCGAAGAATAA